One genomic window of Medicago truncatula cultivar Jemalong A17 chromosome 1, MtrunA17r5.0-ANR, whole genome shotgun sequence includes the following:
- the LOC11425041 gene encoding uncharacterized protein translates to MLRQRLLTSLRLRGGSGTGTSRWTSPGHEERPKGYLFNQTPLAPGESRKWEDWELPCYITSFLTIVILGVGLNAKPDLTIETWAHDKALERLRLEDAAAAANAVAVADDSDE, encoded by the coding sequence ATGCTCCGCCAACGTCTCCTCACCTCTCTCCGTCTCCGCGGCGGCTCAGGTACCGGTACAAGCCGATGGACAAGCCCAGGCCACGAAGAAAGACCTAAAGGCTACCTCTTCAACCAAACACCACTCGCTCCAGGTGAGTCACGCAAATGGGAAGATTGGGAACTTCCTTGCTACATCACTAGCTTCCTCACCATCGTTATCCTCGGTGTTGGTCTCAATGCTAAGCCTGATTTGACTATTGAAACTTGGGCTCATGATAAAGCCCTTGAACGTCTCAGATTGGAagatgctgctgctgctgcaaaCGCCGTCGCCGTCGCTGATGATTCTGATGAATAG